A section of the Spirosoma pollinicola genome encodes:
- the atpA gene encoding F0F1 ATP synthase subunit alpha, protein MESVRPDEISAILRQQLAGTQTEAELEEVGTVLQIGDGVARIYGLSKVQAGELLSFDNGLQAMALNLEEDNVGAVLLGDYSEIKEGDTVKRTDQIAYVNVGDGILGRVVNTLGLPIDGLGPIQGELYQMPLERKAPGVIFRQPVTEPLQTGIKAIDAMIPIGRGQRELIIGDRQTGKTAVAIDTIINQKEFYDKGEPVFCIYVACGQKASTVKQVEQTLRRAGAMDYTVVVAANASDPSPMQFFAPFTGAAIGEFFRDTGRPALVVYDDLSKQAVAYREVSLLLRRPPGREAYPGDVFYLHSRLLERAAKINQNDDIAKTMNDLPPSLKDRVKGGGSLTALPIIETQAGDVSAYIPTNVISITDGQIFLESNLFNSGIRPAINVGISVSRVGGNAQIKSMKKVAGTLKLDQAQFRELEAFAKFGSDLDASTKLTIERGRRNQEMLKQPQYSPVPVEQQVAIIYASVNGLLDKVPVNKVKTFESEFAMILSAQYPTVLNDLRAGKLTDESTAALKKVAADLSANY, encoded by the coding sequence ATGGAATCCGTAAGACCCGACGAGATATCAGCCATCCTTCGCCAACAACTGGCCGGAACACAAACCGAGGCTGAACTCGAAGAAGTCGGTACGGTGCTGCAAATCGGCGACGGCGTAGCGCGTATCTACGGCCTCTCGAAAGTGCAGGCCGGCGAGTTGCTGTCTTTTGACAATGGTCTTCAGGCAATGGCCCTGAACCTCGAAGAAGATAACGTTGGAGCTGTTTTGCTCGGCGATTACTCAGAAATCAAAGAAGGTGATACCGTAAAACGTACCGATCAAATTGCCTACGTAAACGTTGGCGATGGCATTCTGGGACGTGTGGTAAACACCCTCGGCTTACCGATTGATGGTCTGGGTCCTATTCAGGGTGAATTGTACCAAATGCCGCTGGAGCGTAAAGCACCGGGCGTAATTTTCCGCCAACCCGTTACCGAACCACTACAGACAGGTATCAAGGCTATCGACGCCATGATCCCCATTGGCCGGGGCCAGCGTGAATTGATTATCGGTGACCGTCAGACAGGTAAAACTGCGGTGGCTATCGACACCATCATTAACCAGAAAGAATTTTACGACAAAGGAGAACCGGTGTTCTGTATTTACGTAGCCTGCGGTCAGAAAGCATCGACCGTGAAGCAAGTAGAGCAAACACTGCGTAGGGCCGGTGCTATGGACTACACGGTAGTCGTTGCCGCCAACGCATCGGACCCATCACCTATGCAGTTCTTTGCACCGTTTACGGGTGCCGCCATTGGTGAGTTCTTCCGCGATACAGGTCGTCCGGCACTGGTTGTTTATGACGATTTGTCGAAACAGGCTGTTGCTTACCGTGAAGTGTCTCTGCTGTTGCGTCGTCCACCAGGACGTGAAGCGTATCCGGGAGACGTGTTCTACCTGCACAGCCGTTTATTAGAGCGGGCAGCCAAAATCAACCAGAATGACGATATCGCCAAGACGATGAACGACCTTCCCCCAAGCCTGAAAGACCGGGTTAAAGGTGGTGGTTCGCTAACGGCTCTGCCAATTATCGAAACCCAGGCGGGTGACGTATCGGCTTACATCCCAACAAACGTAATTTCGATTACGGATGGTCAGATCTTCCTGGAATCGAACTTGTTTAACTCGGGTATCCGTCCGGCCATCAACGTAGGTATTTCGGTATCGCGGGTGGGTGGTAACGCTCAGATCAAGTCGATGAAGAAAGTGGCTGGTACATTGAAACTGGATCAGGCTCAGTTCCGCGAGCTGGAAGCCTTTGCCAAGTTCGGTTCTGACCTCGATGCATCGACTAAACTGACTATCGAACGCGGTCGTCGGAATCAGGAGATGCTGAAACAACCTCAGTATTCGCCGGTGCCGGTTGAACAGCAAGTGGCTATTATCTATGCGTCGGTAAATGGGTTGCTCGACAAAGTGCCTGTTAACAAAGTGAAAACGTTTGAAAGCGAATTCGCTATGATTCTGAGCGCCCAGTATCCAACCGTGTTGAACGATCTTCGTGCCGGTAAACTGACCGACGAAAGCACGGCAGCATTGAAGAAAGTAGCGGCTGACCTGTCTGCAAATTATTAA
- a CDS encoding MATE family efflux transporter has translation MSIAIRPLLTTYRAEFSDTLRLSIPIIIAQLGVVLMGVTDNLFVGRLLGALPLGAAGLANSLSFLMSSIGVGGLSVVAALVSKANSQDEPAAVNRLFRAGLRVALLLSVLVGGLSVLLAYNFDLFGQTPEVTRLARNFMLILSASLLPLLVFVATRQLCDGLRYPRVAMAITLSALAVNALFNYLLIKGFGPIPALGLMGSAMATLLSRLFMAGAMLAYVYRTSHFRPYLKKEFNALPTASEAWIILRLGIPGGLTFFFEVATFSLAVVIVGWLGEAQLAAHQIAINMASVTYMMATGISSAAAIRVSAAVGQFSRDGVWRAGVAAFLLSISFMSITAVVFLTANDWLVSLYIRDSPEVMTIAASLVIMAGFFQLSDGVQVVALGGLRGLSDVNIPTLITLFSYWVVALPLSYVLAFPFGMDAVGVWVGLLAGLSIAAVLLTWRFFRRATLFFETGVPVLSANQVAK, from the coding sequence ATGTCTATTGCCATCCGCCCATTGCTGACCACCTACCGCGCTGAATTTTCCGATACGCTTCGGCTCAGTATCCCTATTATTATTGCTCAGTTAGGCGTCGTATTGATGGGTGTTACCGACAACCTGTTCGTTGGACGCTTGCTGGGTGCGTTGCCATTGGGTGCCGCCGGACTGGCCAATTCTCTTTCGTTTCTGATGTCGAGCATTGGTGTTGGTGGCCTCTCGGTTGTAGCCGCTCTGGTTTCCAAAGCAAATAGTCAGGATGAGCCAGCGGCTGTAAACCGCCTTTTTCGGGCTGGCCTGCGCGTGGCGCTTCTGCTGAGCGTACTTGTTGGGGGGCTGTCGGTGCTATTGGCCTACAATTTCGACCTGTTTGGGCAAACGCCCGAAGTGACACGACTAGCGCGCAATTTCATGTTGATTCTCAGTGCTTCGCTACTGCCCTTGCTGGTCTTTGTGGCAACGCGACAATTGTGTGATGGCCTTCGTTATCCACGGGTCGCGATGGCCATTACGCTTTCCGCATTGGCCGTAAATGCACTGTTCAATTACCTGCTCATTAAAGGATTTGGTCCAATTCCAGCTTTAGGGCTAATGGGGTCGGCTATGGCTACGTTGTTGTCGCGGTTGTTTATGGCGGGGGCCATGCTGGCTTATGTGTATCGAACGTCGCATTTTCGACCCTATTTGAAAAAAGAGTTTAACGCACTACCAACCGCCAGTGAAGCCTGGATTATACTTCGGCTCGGAATTCCTGGCGGACTGACGTTTTTCTTCGAAGTAGCTACCTTTTCATTAGCAGTCGTTATCGTTGGCTGGCTTGGCGAAGCACAGTTGGCAGCTCACCAGATTGCGATTAATATGGCGTCTGTCACCTACATGATGGCAACGGGGATTTCATCGGCAGCGGCCATTCGAGTTAGTGCGGCTGTGGGTCAGTTCAGCCGCGACGGTGTCTGGCGGGCAGGGGTAGCGGCCTTTCTGTTATCCATAAGTTTTATGAGCATAACCGCTGTTGTATTTCTTACGGCAAATGACTGGCTGGTATCGCTCTACATTCGCGACAGCCCGGAGGTGATGACTATTGCTGCCTCATTGGTCATTATGGCGGGGTTTTTTCAACTGTCAGATGGCGTACAGGTGGTAGCATTGGGTGGTTTGCGTGGTTTGTCGGACGTAAATATACCGACGCTGATTACCCTGTTTTCCTATTGGGTAGTTGCCTTGCCGTTGAGTTACGTCCTGGCCTTTCCGTTTGGTATGGATGCCGTTGGCGTTTGGGTCGGCCTACTGGCGGGTCTGAGTATTGCCGCTGTACTGTTGACCTGGCGGTTTTTCCGGAGGGCAACGTTATTCTTTGAGACTGGCGTCCCGGTACTATCAGCAAACCAAGTCGCGAAATAA
- a CDS encoding carboxy terminal-processing peptidase — protein MKKYLVTLVPVLMLSFQPDSPSNGAPNVDSNGMSISKSQGSTLSSPTSVSVGVDLKPSISQEKVEALVAKLLTQYHYRKVPLNDSLSSVVWDNYLKEVDGNKAYLLASDVASFEKYRYQIDDALINGDLTAAYDLYNVFRKRYQERSEFIKEQIKKPFTFTADESFNTDREKAAWPKTVEEQNDLWAKILKNQELELRLGNRKDSAVVALMTQRYTNLDKAINRYKSADVFQMYMNSFAEALDPHTNYLSPTNADRFNQEMSQSLEGIGAMLREDGDYIRITDVLPGGPAFKSKLLNKEDKIAGVAQGDNGPMVNTMNWQVDEVVKLIKGPKGTVVRLQIISPNALAGAPPKEIRLVREKIKLEEQRAKKEVIEVTDNGKPFKIGVINVPMFYRDFEGARKREEGFSSTTSDVKKFVEELKEEKVDGIVIDLRDNGGGSLTEAIDLTGIFIPKGPVVQVKESTGETEVYSDKDGGMVAYDGPLAVLVNRFSASASEIFAAAIQDYKRGIIVGGQTFGKGTVQTLIDLNQWLPKEPEKVGQVKMTIQKFYRINGSSTQHKGVTPDVQLPSAFSAEEYGESSQPSALPWDQINSTRYDLSRGLDDKILTRLRDRFDQRLKSDPELKQLSQDLADFKKAKANTVVSLQESKRRKERDEAERKRAAANKVSQVSAPVDETGAPATGTPSSGTTVAGATPKKKKDLYLNEAGLVLADYIMAAHLAVNK, from the coding sequence ATGAAAAAGTATCTGGTAACCCTAGTGCCCGTGCTGATGCTCAGTTTTCAGCCGGATTCGCCATCGAATGGCGCACCTAATGTCGATTCGAACGGCATGTCAATTAGTAAAAGTCAGGGGAGCACGTTGTCTTCCCCAACTTCCGTGTCGGTAGGCGTTGACCTGAAGCCGTCTATTTCTCAGGAGAAAGTCGAAGCACTCGTCGCTAAGCTTTTAACGCAGTACCACTACCGTAAGGTGCCGTTAAATGACTCACTGTCATCGGTAGTATGGGACAATTACCTGAAGGAAGTAGATGGTAACAAAGCTTATTTGCTGGCGTCGGATGTGGCTTCGTTTGAGAAATATCGGTACCAGATTGATGATGCCCTTATTAACGGCGATCTAACAGCCGCTTATGATCTCTACAATGTGTTCCGCAAGCGGTATCAGGAACGCAGTGAGTTCATAAAAGAGCAAATCAAGAAGCCGTTCACGTTCACTGCCGATGAAAGTTTCAACACAGATCGGGAGAAAGCGGCCTGGCCGAAAACGGTAGAAGAGCAGAACGATTTATGGGCAAAAATCCTGAAAAATCAGGAGCTGGAGTTACGGCTGGGCAATCGGAAAGACAGCGCTGTGGTGGCCCTGATGACTCAACGGTATACCAATCTTGACAAAGCAATCAATCGCTATAAAAGTGCCGACGTGTTTCAAATGTATATGAACTCGTTTGCCGAAGCGCTTGACCCGCACACTAACTATTTATCGCCTACGAATGCCGACCGTTTCAATCAGGAAATGAGTCAGTCACTGGAAGGCATTGGTGCCATGCTGCGCGAAGACGGTGATTATATCCGTATTACCGATGTGCTGCCCGGTGGACCAGCCTTCAAAAGCAAATTACTCAATAAGGAAGACAAAATTGCGGGGGTAGCTCAGGGCGATAACGGCCCGATGGTTAATACCATGAACTGGCAAGTCGATGAGGTTGTCAAGCTGATCAAAGGGCCTAAAGGTACCGTTGTTCGTCTGCAGATCATATCGCCGAATGCACTGGCAGGGGCTCCACCAAAAGAAATCCGGTTGGTGCGGGAAAAAATCAAACTCGAAGAACAACGGGCCAAGAAAGAAGTCATTGAAGTAACAGACAATGGCAAGCCATTCAAGATCGGGGTCATTAACGTGCCTATGTTCTACCGTGATTTTGAAGGCGCTCGTAAACGTGAAGAAGGTTTCAGCAGCACAACAAGTGATGTAAAGAAGTTCGTTGAAGAACTAAAAGAAGAGAAAGTGGATGGCATTGTTATTGACCTTCGCGATAACGGTGGTGGATCGCTGACCGAAGCTATTGACTTGACCGGTATATTCATTCCAAAAGGCCCGGTCGTTCAGGTAAAAGAATCAACCGGCGAGACGGAAGTCTATTCTGATAAAGATGGTGGTATGGTGGCATACGACGGTCCATTGGCCGTACTGGTTAACCGATTCAGTGCCTCCGCTTCAGAAATTTTTGCGGCTGCCATTCAGGATTACAAGCGTGGTATCATTGTAGGCGGTCAAACGTTTGGCAAAGGAACGGTGCAGACATTGATCGATCTGAACCAGTGGTTGCCAAAAGAACCAGAGAAAGTAGGTCAGGTAAAAATGACCATCCAGAAGTTCTACCGCATCAATGGCAGCAGCACACAGCACAAAGGTGTAACGCCGGATGTGCAGTTACCGTCGGCGTTTTCAGCAGAAGAATATGGTGAAAGCTCCCAGCCAAGCGCGTTGCCCTGGGATCAGATCAACTCGACCCGCTACGACCTATCACGTGGTTTGGACGACAAGATCCTGACTCGCCTGCGAGATCGTTTTGACCAGCGGCTTAAGTCAGACCCGGAATTGAAACAATTGTCGCAGGACTTAGCCGATTTCAAAAAGGCGAAAGCAAACACAGTTGTCTCATTGCAGGAATCGAAACGCCGGAAAGAACGTGATGAAGCTGAACGCAAACGCGCAGCAGCCAATAAAGTATCGCAGGTATCAGCCCCGGTAGATGAAACAGGAGCGCCAGCCACTGGAACACCATCAAGCGGAACAACAGTTGCCGGTGCAACGCCCAAGAAGAAAAAAGACCTGTATCTGAATGAAGCAGGGCTGGTTTTAGCCGATTATATCATGGCCGCGCATCTGGCTGTCAATAAATAA
- a CDS encoding FKBP-type peptidyl-prolyl cis-trans isomerase: MKFNQWMLTGIASAVFVAGSATAQVKKAPVKKAVPAKSASAAKPASAGMAITSTQDSVSYSIGLFMAQNLKQQGISDLNNALLMRGLNDALSGQATQLTQTQAGQVMNSYMQKQMAVRNAEGIKASAENKKIGDAFLTENKAKSGVVTTKSGLQYSIEKEGTGAKPAATDRVKVHYTGKTLDGKVFDSSVERGQPAEFGVNEVIKGWTEALQLMPIGSKWKLYIPADLAYGDRGAGADIKPGSTLVFDVELLDIVKQ, translated from the coding sequence ATGAAGTTCAACCAATGGATGCTGACCGGTATTGCGTCAGCCGTTTTTGTCGCCGGTAGCGCGACTGCCCAAGTAAAAAAAGCACCGGTAAAAAAGGCTGTTCCAGCCAAGTCAGCCTCAGCCGCTAAACCAGCTTCGGCAGGAATGGCGATAACCTCCACACAAGACTCTGTTAGTTATAGCATTGGGTTATTTATGGCCCAGAATCTGAAACAGCAAGGCATATCTGATCTGAACAACGCCTTGTTGATGCGCGGCCTTAACGATGCGTTAAGTGGTCAGGCAACGCAGTTAACACAAACCCAGGCCGGGCAGGTAATGAATAGCTATATGCAAAAGCAGATGGCTGTTCGCAATGCGGAGGGCATTAAGGCCTCGGCCGAAAACAAAAAGATTGGTGATGCATTTTTAACTGAGAACAAAGCCAAGTCAGGTGTGGTTACTACCAAGAGCGGTCTGCAATATTCCATTGAGAAAGAGGGTACTGGCGCTAAACCGGCAGCTACCGACCGGGTTAAGGTACATTACACCGGCAAAACGCTGGATGGTAAGGTATTTGACAGTTCAGTAGAGCGTGGTCAACCCGCCGAATTCGGTGTGAATGAAGTGATTAAAGGCTGGACTGAAGCCCTCCAATTGATGCCTATAGGATCGAAATGGAAGCTTTATATCCCGGCTGATTTAGCTTACGGAGACCGTGGAGCTGGCGCCGATATCAAACCCGGCTCAACATTAGTCTTCGACGTGGAGTTGCTTGATATTGTAAAACAATAA
- the atpG gene encoding ATP synthase F1 subunit gamma, producing the protein MASLKEVRARITSINSTQQITKAMKMVAAAKLRRAQDNITQLRPYAQKLSQMLGTVSAGAESASENPYRQARPVERVLLIVVTSDRGLCGAFNTNVVKGALSVMDEKYSAQARSGNVEIMAIGKKGAEAFQRRGFKVNTSHVDAFTKLSFASVRTAAEEAMDGFANGRYDIVEVIYNEFKNAAMQIVRTEQMLPIVSADTAGSSKAGVTTASVNYIFEPSEIEIITELIPKTIKIQLYKAVLDSNASEHGARMTAMDKATENAGELLKELRLVYNRTRQAAITTEILEIVGGAEALASA; encoded by the coding sequence ATGGCATCTCTAAAAGAAGTACGCGCTCGGATTACGTCGATTAATTCGACTCAGCAGATCACTAAAGCCATGAAAATGGTGGCGGCTGCCAAGTTGCGCCGGGCGCAGGATAATATTACACAACTGCGGCCTTACGCTCAGAAATTGAGCCAGATGCTCGGTACTGTTTCGGCCGGTGCAGAAAGTGCGTCGGAGAATCCCTACAGACAGGCTCGCCCGGTTGAGCGTGTCCTGTTGATTGTGGTTACCTCAGACCGCGGCTTGTGTGGTGCTTTTAACACAAACGTGGTGAAAGGCGCCCTGAGCGTAATGGATGAGAAATATTCGGCGCAGGCTCGCTCGGGTAACGTTGAGATTATGGCCATTGGCAAAAAGGGCGCTGAAGCGTTCCAGCGCCGGGGCTTTAAGGTCAACACCTCACACGTGGATGCGTTTACCAAGTTGAGTTTTGCTTCAGTTCGAACGGCTGCAGAAGAAGCGATGGATGGCTTTGCCAACGGTCGCTACGATATAGTCGAAGTAATCTACAACGAGTTTAAGAATGCCGCCATGCAGATTGTACGGACGGAGCAAATGCTGCCAATCGTTTCGGCAGATACCGCCGGTTCGTCGAAGGCAGGTGTTACAACAGCCTCTGTTAATTACATATTCGAACCATCGGAGATTGAGATTATTACGGAATTAATTCCTAAAACGATTAAGATTCAGTTATACAAAGCCGTTCTGGACTCGAACGCATCGGAGCACGGTGCACGGATGACGGCGATGGATAAAGCGACTGAAAACGCGGGCGAACTTCTGAAAGAACTTCGTTTGGTGTACAACCGGACGCGTCAGGCGGCCATTACGACCGAGATTCTCGAAATCGTGGGTGGTGCCGAAGCACTGGCCAGCGCCTAA
- the murA gene encoding UDP-N-acetylglucosamine 1-carboxyvinyltransferase — translation MASFQITGGRKLKGELNPQGAKNEALQILCAVLLTKEPVTIHNIPGIRDVNQLIDLLGDLGVWVTKTGESSYRFQASDVNLDYLETDTYKRKAAALRGSVMLLGPMLARFKKGRIPRPGGDKIGRRRLDTHFLGFEKLGAQFNYDPNDGGYYQVDASNLRGTYMLLDEASVTGTANVLMAAVMAEGTTQIYNAACEPYLQQLSKMLNSMGAKITGVGSNLLTIEGVSELKGTEHTMLPDMIEIGSFIGLAAMTQSEITIKNCRIPELGIIPDQFKRLGIQMEFRGDDIFIPAQERYQIESFLDGGMMTVADSPWPGFTPDLLSIVLVTAIQAQGTLLIHQKMFESRLFFVDKLIDMGAQIILCDPHRATVVGLNRQVSLKGIRMSSPDIRAGVALLIAAMSAQGTSIIDNIEQIDRGYQNIDTRLNAIGAEIVRM, via the coding sequence ATGGCATCTTTTCAAATTACAGGCGGGCGCAAACTAAAAGGCGAACTGAATCCGCAAGGCGCTAAAAACGAAGCCCTTCAAATTCTCTGCGCCGTATTACTAACCAAAGAACCCGTTACAATTCATAATATTCCGGGTATCCGGGATGTGAACCAGCTCATCGATCTGCTTGGTGATTTAGGCGTGTGGGTGACCAAAACCGGCGAGAGCTCATACCGGTTTCAGGCCAGTGATGTTAATCTTGATTACCTCGAAACGGATACATACAAGCGCAAAGCGGCAGCCCTTCGCGGGTCGGTTATGCTGCTTGGGCCCATGCTCGCCCGTTTCAAAAAGGGGCGTATTCCCCGGCCCGGTGGCGATAAAATTGGCCGTCGTCGGTTAGATACCCACTTTTTGGGTTTCGAAAAACTCGGCGCCCAATTCAATTATGACCCCAACGACGGCGGTTACTATCAGGTTGATGCCAGCAACCTGCGCGGCACCTATATGCTGCTCGACGAAGCTTCTGTAACAGGTACAGCCAACGTTCTGATGGCGGCTGTTATGGCCGAGGGTACAACCCAGATTTACAATGCCGCCTGTGAGCCCTATTTACAGCAATTGAGCAAGATGCTCAACTCTATGGGGGCCAAAATTACGGGCGTAGGCTCTAATCTACTGACCATCGAAGGGGTATCGGAGTTAAAAGGTACCGAACATACCATGCTCCCCGACATGATTGAGATTGGCTCGTTCATTGGCCTTGCCGCCATGACACAGTCGGAGATCACGATCAAAAACTGCCGGATTCCGGAATTGGGAATTATTCCCGATCAGTTCAAACGGCTGGGTATCCAGATGGAGTTTCGGGGCGATGATATTTTCATTCCTGCACAGGAGCGTTACCAGATCGAAAGTTTTCTGGACGGCGGTATGATGACTGTGGCCGATTCTCCCTGGCCCGGCTTCACCCCCGATTTGTTGAGTATTGTGCTCGTTACAGCCATTCAGGCGCAGGGCACCCTGCTGATTCACCAGAAGATGTTTGAGAGTCGGCTGTTTTTTGTCGATAAACTCATCGACATGGGGGCTCAGATTATCCTGTGCGACCCGCACCGCGCAACGGTGGTTGGGCTGAACCGGCAAGTTTCATTGAAAGGCATCCGCATGTCATCACCGGATATTCGGGCGGGGGTTGCGTTGCTCATTGCGGCCATGTCGGCACAGGGAACGAGCATTATCGATAACATCGAACAGATTGACAGGGGCTACCAGAACATCGACACCCGGTTGAATGCCATCGGTGCTGAGATCGTTCGGATGTAA
- a CDS encoding response regulator transcription factor: protein MIRVLIADDHNVFVEGIDSLISGALDIKVTERCYTVGSVVDRLSQISVDVVLLDISFPQIEDGLNLCEHITRTYPKTKVVALTMHDDASLIKRVVKKGAKGYLLKNTTKTELLQAIKTVHNEKQYFNETITHILLNEGPKTRKSAAGVGVKPNLTPRESEVLMLMAQGLTTQQMATQLFVSAKAVEFHRSSLLMKFGVPNTALLIKTAMEMQYID, encoded by the coding sequence ATGATACGGGTGCTGATTGCGGATGATCATAATGTATTTGTTGAGGGTATCGATTCGCTTATTTCGGGGGCACTGGATATCAAAGTAACCGAGCGCTGTTATACCGTTGGTTCGGTCGTTGATCGGTTAAGTCAGATATCAGTTGATGTGGTTTTGCTGGATATTTCATTTCCGCAAATCGAAGATGGATTGAACCTGTGTGAACATATTACCCGTACCTATCCGAAAACAAAAGTTGTTGCCCTAACCATGCACGACGATGCCAGCCTGATAAAACGGGTGGTGAAAAAAGGCGCAAAAGGGTACTTACTGAAAAATACAACCAAAACCGAGCTATTACAGGCTATTAAGACGGTACATAACGAGAAACAATATTTCAATGAAACGATTACGCACATCCTGCTAAACGAAGGCCCAAAGACCCGTAAATCGGCCGCTGGCGTAGGGGTGAAACCGAACCTTACCCCCCGTGAATCGGAGGTGCTTATGCTCATGGCGCAGGGCTTGACAACCCAGCAAATGGCCACCCAACTGTTTGTGAGTGCTAAAGCGGTTGAGTTTCATCGGAGCAGCTTGCTCATGAAGTTTGGTGTGCCCAACACGGCCTTGCTGATTAAGACCGCAATGGAGATGCAATACATTGATTGA
- a CDS encoding DUF4290 domain-containing protein produces the protein MKEYGSSIQKLVDNMVNIEDRSTRTRYAHILIELMRQIHPNMKDGQDYYNKLWDDLYIMSNFTLDVDSPYPPPSEEALGKKPQRVPYNTHNLRFKHFGRNVDLLIAKAIALEEPDERRAFVSYLTRLMRSFYQVWNKESVEDETIYQSLIELSKGKLADDIKLIREEGLVEATPRERTGDQPQRISGNNYRNDRNRTEGGIGQQGRPNNRNDGPRNVNNRNRNDGGSGGQGRTNNRNDRNDGSQRNFGNRNRNDRNDGPRNDGPRNDGPRNDGPRNDGPPRRRR, from the coding sequence TTGAAAGAATACGGCAGTAGTATCCAAAAGTTAGTTGACAACATGGTCAACATCGAAGATCGCTCAACCCGAACTCGGTATGCACATATCCTGATTGAGTTGATGCGGCAAATCCATCCGAACATGAAGGATGGTCAGGACTACTATAATAAATTGTGGGACGACCTCTATATCATGTCCAATTTTACGCTGGATGTTGACAGCCCTTATCCACCGCCATCGGAGGAAGCACTGGGCAAAAAGCCACAGCGGGTTCCATATAATACCCATAATCTACGCTTCAAGCATTTTGGCCGAAATGTAGATTTGTTGATCGCAAAAGCTATTGCCCTGGAAGAGCCCGACGAACGGCGTGCCTTTGTTTCTTACCTGACGCGCCTGATGCGCTCCTTTTATCAGGTATGGAATAAAGAATCTGTTGAAGATGAAACCATTTATCAGAGCCTGATCGAACTCTCGAAGGGTAAACTCGCCGATGATATCAAATTAATTCGGGAGGAAGGTCTCGTTGAAGCAACGCCCCGCGAGCGCACCGGCGATCAGCCGCAACGCATTAGCGGCAATAATTACCGCAACGACCGTAACCGGACCGAAGGTGGAATAGGTCAGCAGGGCCGCCCCAATAATCGTAACGACGGACCACGCAATGTCAATAACCGCAATCGTAATGATGGCGGATCAGGTGGACAGGGCCGCACGAATAACCGCAACGATAGAAACGACGGCTCACAACGCAATTTTGGCAACCGGAACCGCAACGACCGTAATGACGGACCACGTAACGACGGACCGCGTAATGACGGACCACGCAACGATGGGCCACGTAATGACGGACCGCCACGCAGACGCCGGTAG
- a CDS encoding DUF4136 domain-containing protein translates to MKINRIITSLLVAGTLASCAPAITVKYDYDPKVNVRQFATYRIEADRQRNADPIVGSNLNQRRISDALDQSLKARGYKPVTQGEADLVIRFFMDSKDKQQIQSNGMYSPYSMWGYGGMNNGVYSRQYEENRVVINVLDARTNDIIWQGWATGQLNTRNKERDRDQAFRETVTSIMKNFPESAGQDYGAAR, encoded by the coding sequence ATGAAAATCAACCGCATAATCACCAGTTTGTTAGTCGCCGGCACGCTGGCGTCCTGCGCTCCGGCCATTACGGTCAAATACGACTACGATCCTAAAGTGAACGTTCGGCAGTTTGCCACTTATCGTATCGAGGCCGACCGCCAACGTAATGCTGACCCCATTGTGGGTAGTAACCTGAACCAGCGTCGTATTTCCGATGCGCTCGATCAATCGCTGAAAGCACGCGGCTACAAACCCGTAACCCAGGGCGAAGCTGATTTGGTGATCCGGTTCTTTATGGACTCTAAAGACAAACAGCAAATTCAATCCAACGGCATGTACTCACCTTATTCAATGTGGGGATATGGTGGTATGAACAACGGCGTTTACTCCCGGCAGTATGAAGAGAACCGGGTTGTTATTAACGTACTCGATGCTCGCACAAACGATATTATCTGGCAGGGTTGGGCTACGGGCCAATTGAACACCCGAAATAAAGAGCGTGACCGGGATCAGGCCTTCCGCGAAACGGTTACCAGCATCATGAAAAACTTCCCGGAAAGTGCCGGGCAGGATTACGGTGCCGCTCGCTAA